One Tunturibacter gelidoferens genomic region harbors:
- a CDS encoding glycosyltransferase family 4 protein — protein sequence MRSPEQSREDNAKKKVKVAYLVSHPIQYQAPLLRRIAQEPDIELTVFFGSNFSVQEYVDKGFGVDVKWDVPLLDGYRYEFLPAIWDKRRTGPTSQLNYGIFSRLRGSRERDGFDVLWVHGYSTLNTLQGMLIAKALGIPVLLRAESRLGRKQNGALKQVAKRLFFSGLKQLVDGVLPIGSLNAAYWRHVMGEDLPQFMMPYAVDNEYFQSRSREAGLRGGDLQRELGLDASRPVILFASKLQRRKRCEDLIRAYLSLCSKVGSEPTPYLLIVGDGEERAALERLVSQSRVSGVRFCGFRNQSELPGFFYLASVFVLPSQDEPWGLIVNEVMNSGRAVILADDVGCQPDLLTDGVEGCVFPVGDVNALTEALRRVLERPETAATMGGHGLKRISGWSYEEDIAGLRRAIAAVTRRLST from the coding sequence ATGAGATCTCCTGAGCAAAGCCGAGAGGACAACGCGAAGAAGAAGGTGAAGGTCGCCTACCTGGTGAGCCATCCGATCCAGTACCAAGCCCCTTTGCTGCGGCGAATCGCGCAGGAGCCCGACATTGAATTGACCGTCTTCTTTGGATCGAACTTCTCCGTGCAGGAGTACGTCGACAAGGGATTTGGCGTGGACGTGAAGTGGGATGTGCCCCTGCTCGACGGCTACCGTTATGAATTTCTCCCGGCGATATGGGATAAGAGAAGAACCGGGCCCACGAGCCAGTTGAACTACGGCATCTTCAGCCGGCTTCGAGGAAGCAGAGAGAGAGACGGCTTCGACGTACTTTGGGTGCATGGCTACTCGACGCTGAACACGTTGCAGGGAATGCTGATCGCAAAGGCGCTGGGGATTCCGGTGCTGCTTCGTGCGGAGTCACGTTTGGGACGGAAGCAGAACGGTGCTTTAAAGCAGGTGGCGAAGCGCCTTTTCTTTAGCGGATTGAAGCAGCTTGTCGACGGAGTGTTGCCGATTGGGAGTCTGAATGCAGCCTACTGGCGTCATGTTATGGGCGAGGACCTCCCGCAGTTCATGATGCCGTATGCAGTGGATAACGAATACTTTCAGAGCCGCAGCCGCGAGGCCGGTCTTCGAGGAGGGGATCTCCAGCGAGAGCTTGGTCTTGATGCGTCCCGGCCGGTCATTCTATTTGCTTCGAAGCTGCAGAGACGGAAGCGGTGCGAAGACTTGATCAGGGCTTATCTCAGTCTTTGTTCCAAGGTTGGGAGCGAGCCGACTCCCTACCTCCTGATCGTGGGCGACGGCGAGGAGCGGGCGGCGCTGGAGAGGCTCGTCTCGCAGAGTAGAGTCAGCGGAGTTCGGTTTTGTGGCTTTCGCAATCAATCGGAGCTGCCAGGTTTTTTTTATCTTGCGTCGGTCTTTGTCTTGCCCTCGCAGGATGAGCCATGGGGATTGATCGTGAACGAGGTCATGAACTCGGGGCGTGCCGTGATCCTCGCGGATGACGTAGGCTGCCAACCTGATCTGCTGACCGATGGCGTCGAAGGGTGTGTGTTTCCCGTGGGCGATGTAAACGCGCTGACGGAGGCACTGCGAAGAGTCCTCGAGCGGCCAGAGACAGCGGCAACCATGGGAGGACATGGGCTGAAGAGAATCTCTGGGTGGAGTTACGAGGAGGACATTGCCGGGCTTCGACGAGCAATCGCGGCCGTAACAAGGAGGTTGTCGACGTGA
- a CDS encoding response regulator, which produces MADLTSTATPKPKVLVADDEQVIANTLAIILNQAGFEARAVFSGEKAVELLESFQPDMLISDVIMTGMTGIEAAIITRSKLPKCKILLFSGQAATADLLEKSRAQGHEFEILAKPVHPTDLLAKLRG; this is translated from the coding sequence ATGGCAGATTTAACCTCTACCGCAACACCCAAGCCCAAGGTGCTGGTCGCTGACGACGAGCAGGTGATTGCGAATACTCTGGCAATAATCCTCAATCAGGCAGGCTTTGAGGCACGTGCCGTCTTCAGCGGCGAGAAGGCCGTCGAGCTGCTCGAGAGCTTCCAGCCCGACATGCTCATCAGCGACGTCATCATGACTGGCATGACTGGGATCGAAGCGGCAATCATCACCCGCAGCAAGCTACCGAAGTGCAAGATCCTTCTGTTTTCAGGTCAGGCTGCTACTGCGGACCTGCTCGAGAAGTCTCGCGCGCAAGGTCACGAGTTCGAAATCCTCGCCAAACCCGTTCATCCGACCGATCTTCTCGCAAAACTGCGCGGATAG
- a CDS encoding polysaccharide biosynthesis/export family protein, translating into MRQKREDLRTEAEKQVYQVDWRRAWLASAIFLLMALGGSLAEAQFSGPALGITSEVNPPITITTDPAILFPGPRDVYLGVGDVFSIRIYGNADYTPLVRVGLDGTVQLPLIGSVLVDNLTVHQTQDLIAQKLKEAGMFRDPQVAIQITDSPNQIVTVIGELHGIVPVIGERRLFDVLAAVGSGAGGGGAAGNGGGATTVVVGGGGLPATASHIITINRYGVAEPIVIDLGTDPAKSALINIPIYPRDTIIIPRVGVVYLLGAFKTQGAIPLQQNSPITLMKVAALAGGPGYEGRFNDLRIIRTTGTTRQMVKVDISKVINGKVPDPVLQAEDIVLLPTNPMKAAIKNGGIATLLGIASILILAIQQ; encoded by the coding sequence ATGAGACAGAAACGGGAAGATCTCCGGACTGAGGCCGAGAAGCAGGTGTATCAGGTCGACTGGCGCAGAGCCTGGCTTGCTTCCGCTATTTTTCTTCTGATGGCTCTCGGCGGCAGCCTCGCGGAGGCACAATTCAGCGGCCCAGCGCTTGGAATCACATCAGAGGTGAATCCCCCCATCACGATCACAACCGATCCTGCAATCTTGTTTCCGGGGCCCCGAGATGTCTATTTGGGAGTTGGGGACGTGTTCTCGATCAGGATCTACGGGAACGCGGACTACACTCCGTTGGTACGCGTTGGTCTCGATGGCACCGTTCAACTGCCCCTCATCGGGAGTGTGTTGGTGGACAACCTTACCGTTCATCAGACCCAGGACCTGATCGCGCAGAAGCTGAAAGAAGCCGGCATGTTTCGCGATCCTCAGGTGGCGATTCAGATCACAGACTCCCCAAATCAAATCGTCACTGTCATCGGAGAGTTGCACGGGATTGTGCCGGTTATTGGCGAACGACGATTGTTCGATGTGCTGGCAGCGGTGGGCAGCGGTGCAGGCGGCGGAGGCGCCGCGGGCAATGGCGGTGGGGCAACGACGGTTGTCGTCGGTGGCGGCGGCCTGCCCGCGACGGCAAGCCATATCATCACGATCAATCGTTATGGAGTAGCGGAGCCGATCGTCATCGACCTCGGCACCGATCCCGCGAAGAGTGCGCTCATCAATATACCGATCTATCCGCGCGACACGATTATCATTCCACGGGTTGGAGTGGTCTATCTGCTGGGGGCCTTCAAGACTCAGGGCGCAATCCCGCTCCAGCAGAACTCTCCCATCACCTTGATGAAGGTAGCTGCGTTGGCAGGGGGGCCAGGCTATGAAGGCAGATTCAATGACCTTCGGATTATTCGGACCACCGGTACTACCCGGCAGATGGTCAAAGTCGACATCTCGAAGGTGATCAACGGGAAGGTTCCCGATCCTGTGCTCCAGGCCGAAGACATCGTGTTGCTGCCTACCAATCCGATGAAGGCGGCGATCAAGAACGGCGGCATCGCAACGCTGTTGGGTATTGCTTCGATTCTAATTCTCGCTATTCAACAGTAG
- a CDS encoding nitrate/sulfonate/bicarbonate ABC transporter ATP-binding protein, translated as MQPAIIRAERVEKYYSQPSENRIQVISPTDLSITAGEIVALLGPSGSGKSTLLRMLTGLSAPSAGEVYWHEKPIATAEVNVSIVFQSFALFPWLTVLENVEAPLKAHGMEASERRKRSLKILDTVGLDGFQAAYPKELSGGMRQRVGFARALVVEPEVLFMDEPFSALDVLTAENLRSELLELWQNKTIPTKSIFIVTHNIEEAVQLADRIIVLGRNPGHVRTDFRVSIPHPRDRKATSFTQLVDYIYKVLTQPDAQPPALPQTSTGKKVRDQRQMHYQMLPHARPGGIAGLLELVLDHNGKDDIYRLADDLAFQIDDLLPIVDAAQLLGFLTVTEGDAAITSTGTEYANSEILRQKELFRTAAVENVLLLRQIVRAIESKSDRSVPEEFFHDMLDEQFSEDETLRQLETAINWGRYAELFDFDASRRRFIQSEKLHQDADASSTAEIDA; from the coding sequence ATGCAGCCAGCCATCATTCGTGCAGAACGCGTTGAAAAATACTACTCGCAACCCAGCGAGAACCGCATCCAGGTCATCTCGCCGACCGACCTCTCGATCACGGCCGGAGAGATCGTTGCGCTCCTTGGGCCGTCCGGCTCCGGAAAGTCCACGCTGTTACGCATGTTGACCGGTCTATCCGCGCCCTCTGCCGGCGAAGTTTACTGGCACGAAAAACCAATTGCAACCGCCGAGGTCAATGTTTCAATTGTGTTTCAAAGCTTCGCTCTCTTCCCGTGGCTAACTGTACTCGAAAATGTCGAAGCTCCGCTGAAGGCACACGGCATGGAGGCTTCAGAGCGTCGCAAGCGCAGCCTGAAGATCCTCGACACGGTCGGTCTGGACGGCTTCCAGGCCGCCTATCCGAAGGAGCTCTCCGGTGGCATGCGCCAGCGGGTCGGCTTCGCGCGCGCGCTGGTCGTCGAGCCTGAAGTCCTGTTTATGGACGAGCCGTTCTCCGCGCTTGACGTCTTGACGGCGGAGAACCTGCGCAGTGAGCTGCTCGAACTCTGGCAGAACAAGACCATTCCGACGAAGTCGATCTTCATCGTCACCCATAACATTGAAGAGGCCGTTCAGCTCGCTGATCGCATCATCGTGCTCGGGCGCAACCCCGGCCATGTACGAACCGACTTCCGCGTCTCAATCCCCCACCCTCGAGACCGCAAAGCCACCTCCTTTACGCAGCTGGTCGACTACATCTACAAGGTGTTGACGCAGCCCGACGCCCAGCCGCCAGCCCTGCCCCAGACGTCCACGGGAAAAAAGGTGCGCGACCAACGGCAGATGCACTACCAGATGCTGCCACACGCGCGGCCCGGCGGAATCGCAGGCCTATTGGAGCTCGTACTCGATCACAACGGCAAGGACGACATCTACCGCCTCGCGGACGACCTCGCCTTCCAGATCGACGACCTGCTGCCGATCGTCGATGCCGCGCAGCTATTAGGTTTCCTGACCGTTACAGAAGGCGACGCTGCGATCACGTCCACCGGCACGGAGTACGCCAACTCCGAGATCCTCCGCCAGAAAGAGCTCTTCCGCACCGCAGCCGTCGAGAACGTTCTGCTCCTTCGTCAGATCGTGCGCGCTATCGAGTCCAAGAGCGACCGCAGCGTGCCCGAGGAGTTCTTCCACGACATGCTCGACGAGCAGTTCAGCGAAGACGAGACCCTTCGTCAGCTTGAGACCGCCATCAACTGGGGCCGCTACGCCGAGCTCTTCGACTTCGACGCCTCACGCCGCCGCTTCATTCAGTCTGAAAAACTGCATCAGGATGCAGACGCAAGCTCCACGGCGGAGATCGATGCATGA
- a CDS encoding glycosyltransferase family 4 protein → MALPSSDVDIGLKKKVRLAYLVSHPIQYQAPLLRRIAQEPDIDLTVFFGSDFSLRSYQDEGFGVDVKWDVPLLDGYRHKFLPVIRDDGTQTVTTPLNYGIFSELRGREGEPGYDLLWTHGYNMVNALHGMVAAKALGIPVLVRADMWLRDRPRSGPKLLLKTLFFKFLKHMVDGVLPVGTLNAEYWRHYLGDDVPFFLMPYAVDNDYFQRRSLEAAATRHQLRRELGLEAGRPVILFASKLQERKHCSDLMDAYMSLINDETGRPQPYLLIVGDGEERAALEEKANSSGLTGVRFCGFRNQSELPRFFDLANIFVLPARHEPWGLVVNEVMNAGRAVILSDDIGCQPDLVTDGVEGYVFPVRDVKALAEALRRVLATPEGAAQMGQRALDRINAWSFEEDIQALRQAIAQLTRKIIA, encoded by the coding sequence ATGGCCTTACCCTCGTCGGACGTTGACATAGGCTTGAAGAAGAAGGTAAGGCTGGCCTACCTGGTGAGTCATCCTATCCAGTATCAGGCTCCGTTGTTGCGCCGGATCGCGCAGGAACCGGACATCGACCTGACCGTCTTCTTCGGCTCGGACTTTTCGCTCCGCAGCTACCAGGATGAAGGCTTTGGCGTCGATGTGAAGTGGGACGTGCCGCTGCTCGATGGATACCGTCATAAATTTCTGCCGGTGATTCGTGACGATGGCACGCAGACGGTGACAACCCCGCTGAACTACGGCATCTTCAGCGAGCTTCGCGGCCGCGAGGGAGAGCCCGGCTACGATCTCTTGTGGACCCATGGCTACAACATGGTGAATGCATTACACGGAATGGTGGCCGCGAAGGCGCTGGGAATCCCCGTGCTGGTACGCGCCGACATGTGGTTGCGAGACCGTCCGCGGAGTGGGCCGAAGCTTCTTCTGAAGACGCTGTTCTTTAAGTTCCTAAAACACATGGTGGATGGAGTCCTGCCGGTCGGCACACTGAACGCTGAGTATTGGCGCCACTACCTGGGCGATGATGTCCCGTTTTTTCTGATGCCTTACGCAGTGGACAACGATTACTTCCAACGACGAAGTCTGGAAGCGGCTGCCACACGCCACCAGTTGCGAAGAGAGCTTGGCCTCGAGGCAGGAAGACCAGTCATCCTGTTTGCTTCAAAGCTGCAGGAGCGCAAACACTGCTCCGATCTGATGGACGCGTATATGAGCTTGATCAACGACGAGACGGGCCGGCCGCAGCCCTATTTGTTGATCGTCGGAGACGGTGAGGAACGAGCCGCGCTCGAAGAGAAGGCCAACTCGAGCGGGTTGACGGGGGTTCGATTCTGCGGGTTTCGCAATCAGTCGGAGTTGCCGAGGTTCTTCGATCTTGCAAACATATTTGTCTTACCCGCTCGCCACGAGCCCTGGGGGTTGGTAGTAAACGAGGTGATGAACGCAGGGCGTGCCGTGATTCTGTCCGACGATATCGGGTGCCAGCCCGATCTGGTGACCGATGGCGTAGAGGGGTATGTGTTTCCCGTGCGGGATGTGAAGGCGCTTGCCGAAGCGCTGCGACGCGTGTTGGCGACGCCCGAGGGAGCGGCACAGATGGGTCAGCGCGCGCTCGACAGAATCAACGCATGGAGCTTTGAAGAGGATATTCAGGCGCTGCGCCAGGCAATCGCGCAACTGACACGAAAGATCATCGCGTAA
- a CDS encoding glycosyltransferase: MRILHIIGTLNPEAGGPTESVRVLLSYGPIGYTGEVVTLDDPSAPYLDDVGFPVHALGPTNTTYGFNSKLLPWLRDNRHRFDGVVVNGLWQYCGYAAWRTLAGNTPYVVFTHGMLDPYFKHAFPLKHIKKWLYWIPAEYWILRGAYRVLFTSKAEKRLAEQSFWLHRWNAYVVPYGASGPNGDPEVQKRAFFAKCPEAKGKRYLVFLGRIHRKKGCDMLIDAFAKVAADDPDLYLVMAGPDQQQWSAKLKATAANLRIKDRVFWPGMVTGDAKWGAFYGSEAFILPSHQENFGIAVAEALACGKAVLLADKVNIAEEIAEDGAGLMELDTPDGTLKLLKGWIGMTVAERQRMCELAYQCFHRRYDMRENAKAIIRLFGTATVLTPTAVESE, from the coding sequence ATGCGGATTTTGCACATCATTGGGACCCTGAACCCTGAGGCTGGCGGCCCTACAGAGTCGGTACGCGTACTACTGAGTTACGGGCCCATCGGCTACACCGGAGAGGTGGTCACGCTCGACGATCCCTCGGCGCCGTACCTTGACGATGTCGGATTTCCGGTCCACGCGCTTGGTCCTACCAACACGACCTATGGGTTCAACTCCAAGCTGCTGCCCTGGTTGAGAGATAACCGTCATCGCTTCGATGGCGTGGTGGTGAATGGGCTTTGGCAGTACTGCGGTTACGCTGCCTGGCGAACGCTGGCAGGCAATACCCCCTATGTCGTGTTTACTCACGGCATGCTGGACCCATACTTCAAGCACGCCTTCCCGTTGAAGCACATCAAGAAGTGGCTGTACTGGATTCCGGCCGAGTACTGGATCCTGCGCGGAGCCTATCGCGTGCTCTTTACTTCGAAGGCGGAGAAGCGGCTCGCGGAGCAGAGCTTCTGGCTACATCGCTGGAATGCCTATGTCGTGCCGTATGGAGCGAGCGGCCCGAACGGCGATCCCGAGGTGCAGAAACGGGCATTTTTTGCGAAGTGCCCCGAGGCAAAGGGTAAGAGATATCTCGTCTTCCTCGGGCGCATCCATCGCAAGAAGGGCTGCGACATGTTGATCGACGCCTTCGCAAAGGTTGCGGCTGACGATCCAGATCTTTATCTGGTGATGGCGGGGCCTGACCAGCAGCAGTGGAGCGCGAAGCTGAAGGCAACAGCAGCGAACCTGCGGATTAAGGATCGCGTTTTCTGGCCGGGAATGGTTACCGGCGATGCGAAGTGGGGGGCGTTTTACGGCTCCGAGGCCTTCATCCTGCCATCGCACCAGGAGAACTTCGGCATTGCTGTAGCCGAAGCGCTGGCTTGCGGAAAAGCAGTTTTGCTGGCCGATAAGGTAAACATCGCCGAGGAGATCGCGGAAGACGGCGCGGGGCTGATGGAGTTGGATACGCCGGATGGGACGCTGAAACTGTTGAAGGGGTGGATCGGCATGACGGTTGCGGAGCGGCAGCGTATGTGCGAGTTGGCGTACCAGTGTTTCCATCGCCGTTACGACATGCGCGAGAACGCGAAGGCGATCATCCGGCTATTTGGCACAGCTACGGTTCTTACCCCTACCGCAGTCGAGTCGGAGTAG
- a CDS encoding putative colanic acid biosynthesis acetyltransferase, with protein MPKQIHYNAADHIPTGTAVDPYLRPAFSLQDRLRRLNWNLCWAILYRTSPRPLHSWRAFLLRLFGAKMGPNCHFYPRSRIWAPWNLICADQVTAGDGVEIYNPAPVTLGSHAILSQEAYVCGATHDYDDPAFPLIAYAMNIEAYAWVCARASVAPGVNIGEGAVLGLGSVATRSLDPWTVYAGVPAVKVKERRQFPAPSSNRT; from the coding sequence ATGCCTAAGCAGATTCATTACAACGCGGCAGATCATATCCCGACGGGGACGGCCGTGGATCCCTACCTGCGTCCTGCTTTTTCGTTGCAAGACCGGCTGCGGCGACTGAATTGGAACTTATGCTGGGCCATTCTCTATAGAACGTCACCAAGACCGTTACATTCCTGGAGAGCATTTCTGCTTCGACTCTTCGGGGCGAAGATGGGGCCGAACTGTCACTTTTATCCACGCTCCAGAATATGGGCCCCGTGGAATTTAATCTGCGCCGACCAGGTTACGGCCGGCGATGGCGTTGAGATCTATAACCCGGCACCGGTGACGCTGGGGTCGCACGCTATTTTGTCCCAGGAAGCGTACGTATGCGGGGCGACCCACGACTACGACGATCCCGCCTTCCCCCTGATCGCTTATGCGATGAATATCGAGGCCTATGCGTGGGTTTGCGCCCGGGCCTCCGTCGCGCCCGGAGTCAATATAGGCGAGGGCGCTGTGCTTGGGTTGGGGTCCGTTGCCACGCGCAGCCTCGACCCATGGACCGTGTACGCCGGGGTACCCGCAGTCAAAGTGAAGGAGCGCCGCCAGTTCCCCGCCCCCTCTTCCAACCGGACGTGA
- a CDS encoding GumC family protein, with protein MGSKNTQPPHVSVPETNQAGFSTTVTDTTLSEALIVLRKRKLVLIIAVLLGLAYGIFKAESQPKLYESYGRIQVRSGSSNEYRVSTVQEYSGDSSSKLLSEIEIIKSDSLMLTVCREMDLANNADFLEQKTRPEPRASLEDGETRQDTVHRIQSNLHVTVVPKTDIIRISYSSFSAKLSADIVNKVISDYVQRSYQTRYESSQRASVWLSGTLEGLKQEVEASQEQMMDMQRRLGILGFDPTHNQISTSLDDLARAAGTAKLARIIAEARYRVVSGMDPNTLEGTIELTPGTAPAELNLLRGQLAGAKANYATMESSLGPNHPQSKALKAQIDEYVKEIDEEQNRLIVQAKQNYVVAKANEDQTTAALEAQKTDAYKLRDQLVEYTLRQREYEANRTLYDSLQQRLRTASVQSGLESLEVDVVDQALPPAEPVLRPQSTVIITALVFAMLAGIVVAFLMESLDTGLRSIAEIESITELPSLAIIPRARRSSVDQAATLSTAQRNVGILTQPKSQFAEAFRSLRTSLLLSSTGHPPKYIVLTSATPSEGKTTAASNLAAILAQRDTRVLLIDGDLRRPNVHHRFGLNGKIGLTTVLTGATKLEETVQRVPEIPNLDILPSGPVPPFPTEMLSSAAMETILKRCGELYDYIVIDSPPILSVTDGVILARQADAVVLVVRHGKSSKHVVRRARDLLLRSGATITGIVLNAVDMNSPEYYGYYGYSGYSYSSVDSDSWESQTASTRDHTNAGETKR; from the coding sequence ATGGGTTCTAAAAATACGCAGCCGCCGCATGTGAGTGTTCCGGAGACGAACCAGGCAGGGTTCAGTACAACGGTTACAGATACTACGCTCTCAGAAGCTCTGATTGTGCTGCGGAAACGCAAGCTGGTCCTGATCATTGCGGTTTTGTTGGGCCTGGCATACGGAATCTTTAAGGCGGAGTCCCAGCCCAAACTCTATGAATCGTACGGACGAATTCAGGTACGGTCGGGTTCGTCGAACGAATACCGAGTCAGCACGGTGCAAGAGTACAGCGGTGATTCCAGCTCGAAGCTGCTGAGCGAGATCGAGATTATAAAGAGTGATTCGCTGATGTTGACCGTGTGTCGCGAGATGGATCTGGCCAACAACGCAGACTTTCTGGAACAAAAGACACGCCCCGAGCCGCGGGCGAGTCTGGAGGACGGAGAAACCAGGCAGGACACGGTCCATCGTATTCAGAGCAATCTGCACGTCACCGTCGTACCGAAGACAGATATTATCCGCATCAGCTACAGCAGTTTTAGCGCGAAGCTGTCAGCCGATATTGTCAACAAGGTCATCTCAGATTACGTTCAGCGAAGCTATCAGACCCGTTACGAATCCTCGCAGCGCGCCTCTGTCTGGCTCTCTGGAACTCTCGAGGGCCTCAAGCAGGAGGTAGAGGCGTCGCAGGAACAGATGATGGACATGCAGCGTCGTCTGGGGATCCTTGGATTTGACCCGACCCACAATCAGATCAGCACGTCCCTCGATGACCTTGCCCGAGCGGCAGGTACTGCGAAGCTGGCTCGCATCATCGCTGAAGCGCGCTACCGCGTTGTCAGCGGAATGGATCCGAACACGCTTGAAGGCACCATCGAGTTGACTCCAGGAACGGCGCCAGCAGAGCTCAACCTGCTGCGAGGACAGCTGGCCGGAGCAAAAGCGAACTATGCCACAATGGAGTCTTCGCTCGGACCGAATCACCCTCAATCGAAGGCCCTGAAGGCTCAGATCGACGAGTACGTCAAAGAGATTGATGAGGAACAGAACCGCCTGATTGTGCAGGCAAAACAGAATTACGTGGTCGCGAAGGCGAATGAAGACCAGACGACCGCAGCGCTCGAGGCTCAGAAGACCGATGCTTACAAGTTGCGGGACCAGCTGGTGGAGTACACCCTGCGCCAACGGGAGTACGAAGCCAATCGAACGCTCTACGACAGCCTGCAACAGCGTCTGCGAACTGCGAGCGTGCAGTCGGGGCTGGAGTCTCTCGAGGTCGACGTTGTGGATCAGGCGTTGCCCCCTGCGGAGCCTGTGCTACGGCCTCAATCGACGGTGATCATAACGGCTTTGGTCTTTGCCATGCTGGCGGGCATCGTGGTCGCCTTCCTGATGGAGAGCCTGGATACCGGGTTGCGGAGCATCGCGGAGATCGAAAGCATTACGGAGCTGCCATCGCTGGCTATCATTCCGCGAGCGCGCAGATCATCGGTCGATCAGGCCGCAACGCTCAGCACCGCGCAACGCAACGTAGGAATCCTGACGCAGCCGAAGTCGCAGTTTGCAGAAGCGTTCCGCTCTCTGCGAACGTCGCTGCTGCTCTCTAGCACCGGGCATCCACCGAAGTACATTGTGCTGACAAGCGCAACGCCCTCAGAAGGAAAGACGACGGCCGCGAGCAATCTCGCTGCGATCCTGGCACAACGGGACACTCGGGTTCTACTGATCGATGGAGATCTTCGACGACCTAATGTTCATCACCGGTTCGGGTTGAACGGAAAGATCGGTCTGACTACGGTACTGACCGGAGCAACCAAGCTCGAGGAGACGGTACAGCGAGTGCCTGAGATTCCAAATCTCGACATCCTGCCCAGTGGACCGGTTCCGCCATTCCCGACCGAGATGTTGAGTTCGGCGGCGATGGAGACCATCCTCAAGCGCTGTGGAGAGCTCTACGACTACATCGTGATCGATTCGCCGCCGATCCTTTCGGTGACCGACGGCGTGATTCTGGCGCGCCAGGCGGACGCCGTCGTGCTGGTAGTGCGTCATGGTAAATCGAGCAAGCATGTGGTGCGTCGGGCCAGAGATCTGCTGCTGCGTTCGGGGGCGACCATTACTGGAATTGTGCTGAATGCGGTCGACATGAATTCACCGGAGTACTACGGGTACTACGGCTATTCGGGTTACTCCTACTCAAGTGTGGACTCCGACAGCTGGGAGTCGCAGACGGCTTCGACAAGGGATCACACCAACGCCGGGGAGACGAAGCGATGA